The Collibacillus ludicampi region CTGACGATCTCCGTGGCCAACCACACGGCTGTTAAGAAAGCGATGGAACGTGGAATCCATGTAGTGCTTGCGACCGCACGCGGCTGGTATTCTACCAGCCAGTTTTATCGTAAGCTTCATCTAAATAGTTTCGCTGTATGCGGTTCGGGAACGAAAATCTATAATCACATGGGGCAATGTGTGAAAACTTGGACCATTCCGCTGGAAACCGCGAAAACGATCCTGAAGATAGCCGAGCAAGAAGACATTATGGTGATGTGCAGTGTCCCTGAGAAAAATTATTTTAACTTCGTACGGGAAGATTGGCGTTCACGCATTCGTCCGAAAGTGGATATTGAGGTTCCCGGACTTGCGGATCAGTTGAACGAAGCACCGACACAGCTTTTTGTTAAAGGAGAGAGGGAGATCAATCGGTTGCTGGAACTACTCCCGAAAGAAACGCCTGAGTATCGTATTCATACGTTGTTATATCGCGACGGGATTCCTGAAATGATGATCATTCATCCGGATGCCAATAAAGCGACAGGACTTTCCTGGGTATGTGAGAATCTGGGCGTGAAGCGAGAGGAAGTCATGGCGCTTGGCGATAGTTCAAACGACATACCCATGCTTCGTTTTGCGGGGATCGGTGTGGCCATGGGCTGGGCGACAGAACCCGTAAAAGAAGCGGCAGATTTTGTTACAGAAAGAAATGACCTTGATGGGGTAGCCACAGCCATTCATCGCTTTGTTTTCGATTCATGATTCATGAGCGTGCGCCGTACACCTTTAAACAATCTCTTACAAAGGGACGGCGCTTTTTCATATACATCTTCCCTGTCAATGAGACGAATGGTGCATCATTTGAGAATGATCGCCAACACTTGTCATGTTTCCGCCACAGCCGGTGAAAGTCGTTGAGACGACAATCAGTAATGCGGCTAAAAAGATTTTTCTCATGCATGTAACCTCCCTGGCGGTTGATGGACAAACATCCTCTTTTATCATCCCCAAAAATTCTCGGCAAATCAAGTGGGTTGTCTCTCTTGTCATTTTGTAAAAAATTCAGTATTCTAAGTCAGGAAACATATGGATTTTCACTTTTGGGAGGTGCTTCATTCATGAAACATTCAACTCTTTTATTGGTTTTCGGAGCGACTGTATTTATGGTTCAGAACGCTTATGCTAACGGTCAAGCGGACCCTGTGATCTCTCAACAGAAGGAAGTTGTACGGGATGACGTATGGGTGCATCATTATAGCTACATGTCGGCACAAGAACTTTGTCAATCAGGCATCTGGGATGCAATCACGGGACACGGACCGGATGAAACTATAAAACGAGGGGAATTTGTCGATCTACTTCTCAAAGTCACAGGTCAGGAACCTCCCGAGGCCCTTTTTAACAAAGAAGAAGAGTTAACACGCGCGGAGGCGGCAAAATGGGTCGCCGAACTCACACAATTGAATACAGGCATTGCCGGTCAATTGAAACCTTCGTTTCAAGATCTGGAAAACGGGGATGCTTACAACGATGCAATCGCATATGTGTATCATACCGGGATCATGGGAGGAGACGGAACCCGTTTTTATCCCAATCATCGTTTGACCCGCGGGCAGGCGGCAGTCATCCTCGATCATGTGCTCATGCGCATGCCGCAAATGGCGAGAGAGATTTCCTTTGAGAAGGTAGAACAAGATCTCCCGGCATCTGTGCAGTCACTCATAGAAGCACATAAGAAAGAAGCAGGCATTTACAGCGTTTCGGAAAGAGGATTCCGTTACGTGGTGGTTACAGCCGGCGAAAAACCGACAGGAGGATATTCGGTTACCATCGATCGTATGTACGAAACAAAACATGCCATCTATGTTGAGGCAAGTACAAAATCTCCTGAACCGGGCACTTTCGTCCCGATGATCATTACCTACCCTTTCGCTGTTGCAAAAATTAAAGAAACAAACAAACCCGTATATTTACTCCGCAATCATGTGATACACCCCATTACGAAGTGATGACATATGTAGGCCTCCTCCCAGATAAAGAGGCCTTTTTCTTTTGGCCTTCTGCAAACTTGTCATTGCAGATTTCAAAGCGTACACACACGAGCCAACCGATTTTCAATGAACAATGAATTGTTTTACCGGTCTACTCTTGCTATATTGAATGCAAACTGACATGTGGAGGAGAATGGTAAAGTGTCTGCGGATAACCGTTTCGTACTGACTATTTTGGAGACGAGCGATGTGCACGGCAATATACTTCCACTCAATTACGCGAATAACAAGCCGATGGATGTCGGATTGGCGAAAATAGCGACGCTTCTTCAAAAGGAACGACACAAGAATCCATACATGATCGTGATCGACAACGGCGATTTGATACAAGGAACACCGCTCACTTATTACCATGCTCGTATCGATCAACAACCGCATAACCCGATGGTGCTGGTTCTGAACGAACTCGCGTACGACGCTGCCGTTTTGGGGAATCATGATTTTAATTATGGACTCGACGTGCTCGGAAAAGCGATTCGAGAATCGAACTTCCCTTGGCTATCCGCCAATGTCGTCAAAAAAGGAACGGGCGAACCTTTTTTCGGTAAACCGTATCTTGTTAAACATTTCCCCGGTGACCTCAAAGTAGGCGTTCTCGGATTGACGACACAATATATCCCTATTTGGGAACATCCTCGTCATATCGAGGGAATGGATTTTCTTGATGCCGTTGAAGCGGCCAAACGATGGGTCAAGCTCTTGCGTGAGAAAGAAAGAGTAGATGTAGTGATCGTTTCATACCATGGCGGATTTGAAAGGGATCTTGAAACGGGAGAGCCTATCGAAGAATTGACGGGAGAAAATCAAGCGTATCAATTATGCCAAGAAGTAGAAGGCATCGATGTGTTGTTAACCGGCCATCAGCATCGTTCGATAGCAGGGAAATCGATCCATGGAGTTACCGTTGTCCAACCAAGCAGTCAAGGGAGAATGATTGGAAAGGTAACCGTGGAGTTGCGTAAGCAACCGGACGGCTGGCAAATCGTTAGAAAGGATTCCGAACTTCTTTCCGTCAAACATGTTGTTCCTGACCCCCATATCGTACACATGGTTCAACCTTATGAAGAAAAGACACAGTTATGGCTTGACAAACCGATCGGTAAAGTACGCGGGGATATGCGAATCCATGATCCGATGCTCGTACGTTTGAGAGATCATGCAGTCATCGAATTCTTTAATAAAGTGCAAATGGAATATGCGCATGTGGATATTTCCGCTACTGCATTATTTGATAATGCGTCCCCGGGATTTTCGGAGAACATTTCGATGCGGGATATCGTCACGAACTACATGTACCCGAACACGTTGAGGGTCATTCGTATCAAAGGGAAGGATATCAAGGCCGCTCTGGAAAAATGCGCCTCTTATTTCGCTGCTTATTCGGGTGGTAAAATTGAGATGAATCCCGAGTTCACGACACCGAAACCGCAACATTACAACTACGACATGTGGGAAGGAATCGAATATAAAATTAACATTTCCCGTCCGTTAGGGGAACGGGTGGTTCTACTGAACTACAAGGGAAAGCCGATCGAAATGGAACAGGAATATGACGTCGTCATGAACAGCTACCGTGCGGGGGGAGGCGGGAATTATCGAATGTTTAAAGGAAAACCGATCGTTCGCGATATTCCCGTCGATGTTGTGGAACTCATCGCGGAGTATATCATGGAACGCGGGACGATCGAAGCTACTGTCGATCACAATTGGGAAGTGATCCATGATTGAGTCAGCATTCCTCCCACCCAAAGACACCATTCACTCGTCTGATGGCTCCGTTTGAGGCCCGGGTGACTACAATTTAAAAAGGAGAGGAGGAAGGTGAATGATACGATTCTTGCTGGTGGCAATGATTCTTGTAATTTTCGTGTTTCGGCAACCTCTGGAACCCCTCGCGAAACAGTCGATCGCTTCCCTGGAAAATCAATGGATCATGATGCAACAAAACCTGAATGGGAATCAGGGATTTCTCGCATTGGAAGAGAAGATTGTCTCTCTCATGAAAATGTTAGGGTTGGATCATCTGGATGGAAATTCGTTGAATCAACAATTGGATCAAGTGATGGAAGCAATCGGCCAGCAGGTCGGTGATCAAAGGCTTCTTCACGGCTTGCATATCCGCCGCTTGCCGTTCAAAGAAGGGCAGGGGAATCATGTTACGGCCGGGTCGGAATCGATTCAAGTTTCATCCGGGGATCCCGGTGTTTCCCAAAAAGAGGTACAAACGGCTGCTCACATGATCCAAACCATCTCCCTTCCTATTTTGAGGGAAAATGTATCAGCGCCTGTTCAACCGTCCCACGTTGTGCTTTTTTCTTCGAAAGCGGCTTATGCAAAAGCATTGGAAGACGCGGGCATTCAAAACGATTTGGTGAAACACATCGTCGAAAAGACAGGGGGAATCACCGTTGGTTCCGATGTCTGGATTCCGCTTTACGCGTTGCAATCCAACGGCGATCTCGCCAATGTCTTAACACATGAGCTCACACACGTGGTTCTCAATCAAAAAGGGATCGGCGATCATATTCCCGATTGGTTGAATGAAGGGATCGCTTGGCATGATGGAATGCTCGCTCTGCAGAACATTCAACCTCGTACCGCAAAACAGGAAACTGCACTTATGAACAGACAGATTCGACTCGTTGCACAACAAGGTGAACTGTTGCCGTTAACCGTTGACGAGCAAGGAATCCTGCAAGCCCATTATAACGTGGAATGGGAGGACTTCCTCGCAGTTGAGAATCTGATTCAACAAGGGGGAATTGAAAAATTTCGCGCGTTTCTCGAAGATACCGTCAAGGATGGTGTTGACCAGAGTTTTTTAAATCAGTATCAGATGTCGATCAAAACATACGAGAATCAGTTTTATCAGACATTGAACAAAGGATAAATGATCATTTCGAGTACGATGACCAACAGGGAACTGACAGCGATGAGAGAGACATTGCGTAAGATTTTGTTTTCTTCTGTACGAATCTCGCAAACGGTGGC contains the following coding sequences:
- a CDS encoding bifunctional metallophosphatase/5'-nucleotidase; this translates as MSADNRFVLTILETSDVHGNILPLNYANNKPMDVGLAKIATLLQKERHKNPYMIVIDNGDLIQGTPLTYYHARIDQQPHNPMVLVLNELAYDAAVLGNHDFNYGLDVLGKAIRESNFPWLSANVVKKGTGEPFFGKPYLVKHFPGDLKVGVLGLTTQYIPIWEHPRHIEGMDFLDAVEAAKRWVKLLREKERVDVVIVSYHGGFERDLETGEPIEELTGENQAYQLCQEVEGIDVLLTGHQHRSIAGKSIHGVTVVQPSSQGRMIGKVTVELRKQPDGWQIVRKDSELLSVKHVVPDPHIVHMVQPYEEKTQLWLDKPIGKVRGDMRIHDPMLVRLRDHAVIEFFNKVQMEYAHVDISATALFDNASPGFSENISMRDIVTNYMYPNTLRVIRIKGKDIKAALEKCASYFAAYSGGKIEMNPEFTTPKPQHYNYDMWEGIEYKINISRPLGERVVLLNYKGKPIEMEQEYDVVMNSYRAGGGGNYRMFKGKPIVRDIPVDVVELIAEYIMERGTIEATVDHNWEVIHD
- a CDS encoding HAD family hydrolase codes for the protein MIRLIAIDLDDTLLGNNLTISVANHTAVKKAMERGIHVVLATARGWYSTSQFYRKLHLNSFAVCGSGTKIYNHMGQCVKTWTIPLETAKTILKIAEQEDIMVMCSVPEKNYFNFVREDWRSRIRPKVDIEVPGLADQLNEAPTQLFVKGEREINRLLELLPKETPEYRIHTLLYRDGIPEMMIIHPDANKATGLSWVCENLGVKREEVMALGDSSNDIPMLRFAGIGVAMGWATEPVKEAADFVTERNDLDGVATAIHRFVFDS
- a CDS encoding protease complex subunit PrcB family protein → MKHSTLLLVFGATVFMVQNAYANGQADPVISQQKEVVRDDVWVHHYSYMSAQELCQSGIWDAITGHGPDETIKRGEFVDLLLKVTGQEPPEALFNKEEELTRAEAAKWVAELTQLNTGIAGQLKPSFQDLENGDAYNDAIAYVYHTGIMGGDGTRFYPNHRLTRGQAAVILDHVLMRMPQMAREISFEKVEQDLPASVQSLIEAHKKEAGIYSVSERGFRYVVVTAGEKPTGGYSVTIDRMYETKHAIYVEASTKSPEPGTFVPMIITYPFAVAKIKETNKPVYLLRNHVIHPITK